In a genomic window of Candidatus Methylomirabilis tolerans:
- a CDS encoding DNA-binding protein, with amino-acid sequence MNTVVLEVRSLKDTLADAAATMRTRRAEREARISFATPELLWKVLTAKRWGLLKALCGTGPVSIREAARRVGRDVKAVHGDVTALLEAGVLSRAPDGRIEFPFDAVRVEFLLRAA; translated from the coding sequence ATGAACACGGTCGTGCTTGAAGTTCGTTCCCTCAAGGACACATTGGCCGATGCTGCAGCCACCATGAGGACGAGGCGAGCGGAGCGCGAGGCGCGCATCAGCTTCGCGACACCTGAGCTTCTCTGGAAGGTGCTGACGGCCAAGCGCTGGGGGCTTCTCAAAGCTCTTTGTGGGACCGGCCCCGTGTCGATCCGCGAGGCCGCGCGTCGGGTTGGGCGCGATGTAAAAGCCGTACATGGCGACGTAACGGCGCTACTGGAGGCCGGGGTGCTGAGCCGCGCACCAGATGGGCGCATCGAGTTCCCGTTCGACGCTGTGAGGGTAGAGTTCCTACTGCGAGCGGCATAG